Proteins encoded together in one Plasmodium cynomolgi strain B DNA, chromosome 9, whole genome shotgun sequence window:
- a CDS encoding CCAAT-box DNA binding protein subunit B (putative) — MKNEEIYDNSRNAPNGDPSIKTEVKDDKDDSNMNGVRYDCIGKEDKNRRYDEEDMKSKNFYTDSSLNNKLTSTIESENNLNEEYKYGYDNDVLASQEMQTISKIMKSENMICVQNAFPENNLVDTNLLLIEGNESVGINKSESFKSVDNLNTEDKINSNDTEKASDYMYGMKSDSDVRSGSKSFEDKEVHGEKIKTGSFNTLEESSMDGEGRHSYLSDQRGYVNDESVPNQDYGKMQYKEMKEGGKEYLYFDKREKDDRDLSGCRGVDSDFDAVESDINFYDQQDLRLGVQDGSRLDPGGGRSETRNDYQDEASAVTPPVDPQNTLDYEGDQNHYQNYEAQKSVDNFEQEISDALPSPKSEQGEKKSLPNFESNVVKTNGATGIIDKENPTDTIGHNGHSNDSGLYRDDSNACLSDTPCANDSRGADKNGNEKEALDDVTWWGHKNDKEDSSAGSQQAEINIDITAVDKESDHIKGNQSNEEGPPTGTENDNMGSTTRKEGTIDSDSGDQNEGADNATSLLVEIDKTNKDGENDHLAYVGGVETGKEFRSSEQKVGHEKSVKNCANEKGTEDGKNYGEKTGEDVLVKKTMCSAIPSEGSNTEEFYNYVSVSAPVNVENDLGVTRMKSSSDDAEQEGEYDSNVTTLNSPPKEGSRGGSCGGSDGSGDGSGHDDGGDDATKQEQEGLRDPNEEPVRSKDNASEFKVTKLSNTNGKDNKDSLYSYMKGSNAMDDTITSTISDNVNEYELVEDGSEVKNEKEELKIKSENVQMDSAYHTVANNNKRRRDSFTNDEMNKERKLNSQNASLYDPSCASPEENVNKTLIEHVHVESYEEQKEEKTSYESYGKGEQYVNHQQGNQNKPGKNFVSYSKENLEGGVIFVNRDNMISDSSYDNGKTFTHHRTFDKSNVVEKVVQENVDTNGAYVASDPQSIGEDSDANCKENRTHNVNDVIIEDNSNSYSEHIQVSGKSVKDKCDEYADMENENNNLSDDGKNSSDDNMEKKDSTQFDANDKKKAKPDSETLLPIANISRIMKRILPASAKVAKESKDIIRECVTEFIQFLTSEASDRCLRERRKTISGEDILFSMEKLGFNDYVEPLYEYLTKWKQLKGMNNSNNCQEKKCEGSKPPLEENTTMKKSLSDVNMNNNAIMSKGADNVMLTKDTDHLMNNMYRNPNEIFENNINHMY; from the exons atgaagaatgaGGAAATTTACGACAATTCAAGAAATGCCCCAAATGGAGATCCATCCATTAAAACGGAGGTGAAAGACGATAAGGATGATTCGAACATGAACGGAGTTCGATACGATTGTATAGGTAAGGAAGACAAGAATAGAAGATACGATGAGGAAGATATGAAGAGCAAAAATTTCTATACAGATAGCAGTCTTAACAACAAGCTAACATCCACAATAGAAAGTGAAAATAACCTGAACGAGGAATATAAATATGGATACGATAATGATGTTTTGGCTAGCCAGGAAATGCAAACTATTTCAAAAATCatgaaaagtgaaaatatgatttgtgtgcaaaatgcTTTCccagaaaataatttagtgGATACCAATCTGCTGCTAATAGAGGGAAACGAATCGGTAGGCATTAATAAGAGTGAAAGTTTTAAAAGTGTCGACAATTTAAACACAGAAGATAAGATAAACAGTAATGACACGGAGAAGGCGAGTGATTACATGTATGGCATGAAGAGCGACAGTGATGTCAGAAGCGGTAGCAAAAGTTTCGAGGATAAGGAAGTTCATGGAGAGAAGATTAAAACGGGTTCTTTCAACACCTTGGAGGAGTCCAGTATGGATGGGGAGGGACGACATAGCTACCTCAGTGACCAACGTGGTTATGTTAATGATGAATCAGTTCCAAATCAGGATTATGGAAAGATGCAGTATAAAGAAATGAAGGAAGGTGGGAAGGAGTACCTCTATTTTGATAAAAGAGAGAAAGATGATCGGGACCTTAGTGGATGTAGGGGGGTCGACTCCGATTTTGATGCGGTAGAATCggatataaatttttacgacCAACAGGACTTACGGTTGGGAGTGCAGGATGGGAGTCGCCTCGACCCGGGGGGAGGCAGAAGTGAGACTCGGAACGATTATCAGGACGAAGCGAGCGCGGTCACCCCTCCCGTTGATCCCCAAAATACCCTGGATTACGAAGGCGACCAGAATCACTACCAAAATTatgaagcacaaaaaagtgtAGACAATTTTGAGCAGGAAATTTCAGACGCACTCCCCTCTCCCAAAAGTGAacaaggtgaaaaaaagagtctCCCAAATTTCGAATCGAATGTGGTTAAGACAAATGGTGCAACAGGAATTATTGACAAAGAGAATCCAACAGACACAATAGGGCACAATGGTCACAGTAATGATAGTGGGTTATACAGAGACGACAGTAACGCATGTCTGAGTGACACACCCTGTGCAAACGATTCACGGGGTGCagataaaaatggcaatgAAAAAGAAGCTCTAGATGATGTTACGTGGTGGGGTCACAAAAACGACAAGGAGGACTCCAGCGCGGGGAGTCAGCAAGCGGAAATAAACATAGACATAACTGCTGTGGATAAAGAAAGTGACCACATAAAGGGGAACCAGTCGAATGAGGAGGGTCCTCCTACTGGTACGGAAAATGACAATATGGGAAGCACAACTAGAAAGGAGGGTACTATCGATAGTGATAGTGGTGACCAGAACGAAGGTGCAGATAACGCAACGAGCTTGCTTGTGGAGAtagataaaacaaataaggACGGCGAAAATGACCATCTCGCATATGTCGGAGGAGTGGAAACGGGCAAAGAGTTCCGAAGCAGTGAACAAAAAGTAGGTCATGAGAAGAGTGTGAAAAATTGCgcaaatgaaaaggggaCAGAGGATGGAAAGAATTATGGGGAGAAGACTGGTGAAGATGTGCTGGTGAAGAAAACTATGTGTAGTGCCATTCCGAGCGAAGGAAGTAATACGGAGGAGTTTTACAATTACGTGAGTGTTTCTGCTCCGGTGAACGTGGAAAACGATTTGGGCGTGACGCGGATGAAGTCCTCCAGCGATGATGCAGAGCAGGAGGGGGAGTACGACTCGAACGTGACTACTTTGAATAGCCCCCCGAAGGAGGGcagcagggggggaagctgTGGCGGAAGCGATGGGAGTGGCGATGGGAGCGGCCATGACGATGGTGGGGATGATGCCACTAAGCAGGAGCAGGAAGGATTGAGAGACCCAAATGAGGAACCTGTGAGGAGTAAGGACAACGCGAGCGAATTCAAAGTGACAAAGTTGAGCAACACAAACGGGAAGGATAACAAGGACAGTCTGTACTCCTACATGAAGGGAAGCAACGCCATGGATGATACGATCACTAGCACGATAAGTGACAACGTAAATGAATACGAATTGGTGGAGGATGGCAGTGaagtaaaaaacgaaaaggaagaactcAAAATTAAGTCGGAAAATGTCCAAATGGATAGTGCCTACCACACAGTGGccaataataataaaagacGAAGAGATAGTTTCACCAACGACGAAATGAacaaggaaagaaaattaaacagTCAGAATGCATCCCTCTATGATCCCTCCTGTGCATCTCCTGAGGAGAATGTAAATAAAACCCTCATCGAACATGTACATGTCGAATCGTATGAGgaacagaaggaagaaaagacaAGCTACGAAAGTTATGGCAAAGGTGAACAATATGTTAACCACCAACAAGGGAATCAAAATAAACCGgggaaaaattttgtaagttATTCAAAGGAGAACCTTGAGGGTGGGGTTATTTTCGTGAACAGGGATAACATGATTAGTGATTCCTCATATGACAATGGGAAGACCTTTACACATCATAGAACATTTGACAAATCGAATGTAGTGGAAAAAGTTGTGCAGGAAAATGTGGACACTAACGGTGCATATGTAGCAAGTGACCCACAATCCATTGGTGAGGATTCAGATGCGAATTGTAAAGAAAATAGAACCCATAATGTTAATGACGTCATAATTGAGGATAACTCAAATAGTTATTCAGAGCATATTCAGGTGTCAGGAAAAAGTGTGAAGGACAAGTGTGATGAATATGCAGATATGGAGAACGAAAATAATAACCTGTCTGATGATGGCAAAAATTCTAGTGATGATAacatggagaaaaaggaCTCAACTCAGTTTGATGCAAATGACAAGAAGAAGGCTAAACCGGACAGTGAGACATTATTGCCAATAGCGAATATAAGCAGAATTATGAAAAGGATTTTGCCAGCATCTGCTAAGGTGGCCAAGGAAAGTAAAGACATAATACGAGAGTGCGTCACGGAGTTTATACAGTTCCTGACCAGCGAA GCCAGCGACAGGTGCCTGAGGGAGAGGAGAAAGACCATCAGCGGCGAggacattttgttttccatgGAGAAATTGG GATTTAACGACTACGTTGAACCTCTTTATGAGTACCTCACCAAGTGGAAGCAA CTCAAAGGAATGAACAACTCTAACAACTGCCAAGAGAAGAAATGTGAAGGTTCAAAGCCCCCGCTTGAGGAAAACACGACAATGAAGAAAAGCCTAAGCGACGTTAACATGAACAACAATGCAATTATGAGCAAGGGAGCAGACAATGTCATGCTCACGAAGGACACGGACCATTTGATGAACAACATGTATAGAAATCCGAAcgaaatttttgaaaacaaTATAAACCATATGTATTAA
- a CDS encoding kinesin motor domain containing protein (putative): MNDHIKVFLRIKPNVENLSKLKSENCAIYKVNNNQLHLFEKKKSYNDTSELKTRTFNFNYIFDVDVQQRDVFELIGKNLINNFINGYNSSILAYGNTNSGKTYTLYGDRTDSENRLHHGLIYLSLSYFFQLQKVSKRTEISVSIVEIYLEKIRDLGKIFQLSQLATTTDDTIKYYSQFRDNTIREDEKGNTYVENITLLPIKNIDDVKNIIDLCFKYRKTHATKKNLVSSRSHCLLTVYQHRLEKEKELISQINYIDLAGSEKFNDIEMVNKKELININNTLSVLNRVIIALSTQNKIGKNMDKTKTTDELKSEACCVATVHIPYRDSKLTRLLKNSLNGNSFTYILICLNLNSHKIEDFINSLIFAKRCKMIKQKIKKNKVAKCSSQSDSARSNSSSDENSYVSFDSNGENYHFLAEENKNSDLYNLDTLAYNKKRNKYRASNNRSDAMMNKVLVLFTHIIKRKYNDLVKQKNSVANNLIKIIKFEENNQEELLRNKNYFKKILKKKKKELLINKEHLNSLIHAKGVKAINLKDYSQGEVPGHKHVVPDIAGQLSLNVLDGLHPKDIQGGEEHTSLAVQKEELNFVNQGRSSTPVCHSDMRQSDHNEISQNEDMDTLDMDTLDMDTLDMDKLDMDKLDRDKLDMDTLDRDKLDMDTLNMDTLDMDTPPVPFASCTASPTDGHDPTQGTNDIKRTHADIDELYQMELNKLSEKIKMLIKLNFQNISLFTNIDTLANILQNVYQKKYSVVLKNGKKTLNITNYNYDEFKKSCEFAPLPQSQLGDHPGEDDARLKGLDQDIVSLYRRINGKKVTHGEVGS; this comes from the exons ATGAACGATCATATCAAGGTGTTTCTACGCATTAAACCTAACGTGGAAAATCTGTCCAAGTTAAAAAGCGAAAACTGTGCCATATACAAAGTTAACAATAATCAGTTGCatttgtttgaaaaaaaaaaaagttacaatgACACCAGCGAACTGAAGACCAGGACTTttaatttcaattatattttcgATGTCGACGTCCAGCAGAGGGATGTATTTGAGTTGATCGGAAAGAATCTCATTAACAACTTCATCA ACGGGTACAACAGCTCCATCTTGGCATATGGAAACACCAACAGCGGGAAGACGTACACCCTCTACGGGGACAGGACCGACTCGGAGAATAGGCTGCACCACGGGCTGATTTACTTATCGCTCAGCTACTTTTTCCAGTTGCAAAAAGTGAGCAAG AGAACTGAAATCTCCGTGTCCATAGTGGAGATATACCTCGAAAAAATCAGGGATTTGG GAAAGATATTCCAACTGTCGCAGTTGGCCACGACCACCGATGACACCATCAAGTATTACTCACAGTTTCGTGATAACACAATTAGAGAAGACGAAAAGGGGAAT ACCTACGTGGAAAACATCACACTGCTGCCCATAAAGAACATTGACGAT GTCAAGAACATTATAGACCTATGCTTTAAGTACAGGAAAACGCACgccaccaaaaaaaatttggtaTCCTCCAGATCTCACTGTCTACTAACAGTTTACCAGCACCGACTCGAAAA AGAAAAGGAACTCATTTCGCAGATCAACTACATCGATTTGGCTGGATCAGAAAAATTTAACGACATAGA GATGGTCAACAAGAAGGAACTCATAAACATCAACAACACCTTGTCCGTCCTGAACCGAGTGATAATTGCGCTAAGCACCCAAAACAAAATCGGGAAAAATATggacaaaacaaaaacaacggacgaattaaaaagtgaagcCTGCTGTGTTGCTACTGTGCACATTCCGTATAGGGACTCCAAGTTGACGAGATTACTCAAA AACAGCCTTAACGGGAACTCCTTCACATATATCCTGATCTGCCTAAATCTGAACAGCCACAAAATAGAAGACTTTATAAACAGCTTAATATTCGCAAAGAGGTGCAAAAtgattaaacaaaaaataaaaaaaaataaagtagccAAATGTTCATCTCAGTCGGACAGCGCTAGAAGTAACTCATCTTCTGACGAAAACTCATACGTAAGTTTCGATTCCAATGgagaaaattatcatttcttagctgaagaaaataaaaacagtgATCTATACAATTTGGACACACTTGcttacaacaaaaaaaggaacaaatacAGAGCATCAAATAACAGAAGTGACGCAATGATGAACAAAGTACTAGTCCTATTCACTCACATcattaaaaggaaatacaATGACTTAgttaaacagaaaaattctgtagcaaataatttaattaaaattataaagttTGAGGAAAACAACCAGGAAGAGTTGctcagaaataaaaattatttcaaaaaaattttgaaaaaaaaaaaaaaagaattactcATAAACAAGGAGCATTTAAATAGTCTTATTCATGCAAAGGGAGTTAAAGCAATAAACCTGAAAGACTATTCTCAGGGGGAAGTTCCTGGACACAAACATGTCGTACCTGATATAGCAGGTCAGCTCAGCTTAAATGTTCTCGATGGGTTACATCCCAAGGACATTCAAGGTGGGGAAGAACATACTTCGCTCGCTgtccaaaaggaagaactcAATTTTGTGAACCAAGGGAGGAGTAGCACCCCCGTCTGCCATAGCGACATGCGACAAAGTGATCACAACGAGATTAGTCAAAATGAAGACATGGATACACTCGACATGGATACACTCGACATGGATACACTCGACATGGATAAACTCGACATGGATAAACTCGACAGGGATAAACTCGACATGGATACACTCGACAGGGATAAACTCGACATGGATACACTCAACATGGATACACTCGACATGGATACGCCTCCCGTGCCCTTTGCCTCTTGCACTGCTTCCCCCACCGATGGTCATGACCCGACCCAAGGCACAAATGACATAAAACGAACCCACGCAGACATCGATGAGCTATACCAAATGGAGTTAAATAAActgagtgaaaaaataaaaatgctaatcaaattaaattttcaaaacatCTCCCTATTTACAAACATTGACACGTTAGCAaatattcttcaaaatgtctaccaaaaaaaatacagcgTCGTGCTGaagaacgggaaaaaaacgctCAACATTACAAATTACAATTAtgatgaatttaaaaaatcgtgCGAGTTTGCCCCCCTACCACAGTCACAGTTGGGTGATCACCCAGGTGAGGACGACGCGCGTTTAAAAGGGCTCGATCAGGACATAGTTTCCCTGTATCGAAGgataaacggaaaaaaagtgacacaCGGGGAGGTAGGCAGCTAG